Proteins encoded together in one Anoplolepis gracilipes unplaced genomic scaffold, ASM4749672v1 Contig19, whole genome shotgun sequence window:
- the LOC140675570 gene encoding uncharacterized protein, which yields MYRRCILYEFHHDYMIPMYREKCKVMYTDMDSLIYHIECEDMYIKRDIGKFDTSDYAIDNAYGIPLMNKKVPGLMKDENNGMIMTEFVGLRAKMYALKVDGKKNTKKVKGVKNSVVAKTITFDDYMQCLKGIEMTRQQSSIRSKMHKVYTIRQKKIALSPHDDKRYIIPKSIDTLPWGHYRIPSQKKKKVYI from the coding sequence ATGTATCGAAGATGTattttgtacgaatttcatcacgattacatgattccaatgtatagagaaaaatgtaaagtcatgtacaccgacatggatagtctcatatatcacattgagtgtgaagacatgtatataaaacgcGACATCGGCAAGTTCgacacgagcgactatgcgatagacaatgcgtatgGTATACCgcttatgaataaaaaagttccGGGTttgatgaaggatgaaaacaacggtatgataatgacagaatttgtcgggcttagagcaaaaatgtatgcgctaAAAGTAGATGGTAAAAAgaatacgaaaaaggtaaaaggtgtcAAGAATAGCGTTGTCGCGAAAACGATAACATTTGACGATTACATGCAGTGTTTGAAAGGAATTGAAATGACGCGGCAGCAATCgagtataagatcaaaaatgcataaagtatataccattcggcagaaaaaaattgctctaagtccgcACGATGataaacgatatataataCCGAAAAGTATTGATACGCTACCATGGGGGCATTACAGAATACCgtcgcaaaaaaagaaaaaagtgtatatttga